ACCGCAAAGACCAGCAGCAGCGCCCGCAATGCAAGCGGATTCCAGCTTTGCAGCAGGTATTTCAACGCGGCCAGAGGTTTCATCGGCCAATCCCAATAGGGCGCGGTCTGAATCGGCAGCTGAGGCGTGTAATTCCAGATCTTGCGCTTGGCTCGTGGCGGCAGGGCGGGGTCTGACATAGAAGGCTCATTTCATCTGTTCACTGATCACAAGCCTAAGGCCGGGGATCAAAAGCTCAGACCTAATTGTCTTGCCGGTGAGGCTAAGTTCTGCTTAGCCTGTCGGAATGAACACCCGCGTCCCTTCCCTCAACTGGCTGCGCGTATTCGAGGCTGCGGCCCGCACCGAAAGTTTTGCCCGCGCCGCGACCCAGTTGAACATGACGCCGGCCGCCGTCAGCCAGCAGGTCAAGGCGCTGGAGACAAGACTGGGCACACCCTTGTTTCACCGTCACGCGCATGCGGTCACTTTGACCGAGACCGGGCGCGCCTATCTGCCGTCGGTGCAGCAATCCTTGCTCATGCTGGAAACGGCAACCGCCGGACTGTTCGGTGAAACCCGCGAGCAAAGGCTTTACGTGCAGTCGGTGCTGCTGTTTGCGCATGGCATTCTGGCCGGGGGTGTTCCCGGTTTTCAGGCGGCGCATCCTCAGATCAACCTTTCGCTTTCGACCGGCAATGTCATGTCGGATTTTGCCAATCGGTTCACTGACCTTCAGATCGTGTTCGGAAACCCCGCGCTGTTCGGCTCGGAAAGTGACGAGTTGATGCGCGAACATCTCTATCCCATTGCCCCACCCGAGATTGCTGCCCGGATCGAGACGGCAAAGGACTTGTTCGACTTCACCTTGATCGAAGTTTCGACCCATCGGGCAAGCTGGCCGCATTGGTTCGAACACCAGCGGCTGCCAGCAGGCCAGGCACGGTATTTTTTTGCCGACAATTCGGTGATGGCGGCCGAGCTCTGCGCCAGCGGATGCGGCATTGCCTTGGCGCGCGCGCCCGCGTCAGATCGCATTATGAAACTGTCGGGTTTGGTCGCCTGCCTGCCGGACTTCTCCTGCCCGGGGCAGGAAGCCTATCATCTGGTCTATCCCTCCCGCACGGCGCTGCGCCCGGCCGCGCGTACGTTTCGCGATTGGCTGATCGATTACAGCGCCGCCGTCCAGACGCGGTAACGCCCCTGCCCGGTGACCTCGCGAACCAGACCCCGCTGCGCGAACAGGTCGAAATTGCGCTGTACCGCCGCGCGGGAAGCCTTGGTCAGGTCTTCTGCCAAGGGGGCGGATACCATGGGCCAGGCCGTCAATGCACTGATCAGGCGCGGTGGGGTGCGGCCGCTCAGATCCTGCGTGACGTCTTTGGCTTTCGCCTCCCACGCGCTGATCCGGTCCAGGTGCAACAACGCCGCAAGGGCAGCCTGTCCTGCGCCGCCGATCCATGCGCTCAGTTTTTCCGCCGGATCCCCCGAGCCGCGCAGCGCACGCGGCCCGGACAAGGCCAAGGGCATGAACTGCGCACCGCCACGCCCCATGGAGGCCGCATGCCGCGCGGCTATGACGGCTGCTTCCGTGTCCTGCCCGATGCCTTGTGACACCGCCCGCCACGCGTGAAACGCAATTGCCGACTGCGTCACGGGATGCAACCCTTCGGCGTTTTGCATGACCTCGGCCAGATCAATGATGGATTCCGGGGTCGCGTCGGCCCCCTGAGCCAGTCGGTCGAGAAACGCGGTCAGCCCCCGTTCCCAACCGCCGGCAGCAGGCGGCGCGCCCGAACTCAGGCGTCGCACGGCCCATCCGGCCCGGAACAGGGCCTGCACGTCATCATGAGTCGCGCCGATCCGCAAACCGGTCCACAAAGCCAATCGATCCACGCTGATCCGGTCTCCGGTCCACCACCCCAGATCGGACGTCTCCATCAATGCCAAGCGATGCGTCCAGCCTTCGGGGCCCGCTCGCAACCGTTCATCCAGCGCGCCAAAAGTCAGGGCCAGATCCGCAAGTTCCGCAGAAAGGTCGGACTGCGCGGCCCGCCAATCGCGCGGGTCGAACAGCAGGCGCTGTTCGCGTCGCGGCCCGGGCAGGAAGAAACCCTCGTCTTCCTCGACTTCATCCGGCGGCAAGAACCACAGGTCATCCTCTTCGGACGGATCGCCGTCATAGATGCTGGCGGGGCCAAGATCTTCGGCCTCGTCTTCAGGAAGGGGCAAGGGTTTCTTCGACGTCATACCCCGCATTCTTCGGGCATTCCCGTTGGTTCACAAGGGGTATTCCGTCAGCCCGCAAAGGTTCGGGTCAGAACATCCAGTTCGCTACTCAAATCGGTCTGCGGAGAGCTGCCCAACAGCATGTAACCATAGCCATCCTGCGCCCAGGTCGCTGTTGCCAAACCGCTCAGAACGGCCTGTTTGACCTCTGCCTTCGGGGCGTTCGGCCCCTGACGGATAACACAGAAGGCAAAGGGTTGACCCTGCTCATCGGCGAAAACGACCTGAACCAAGGGCTTTCCCTTGAACGAAAGAACCTGTGCTCGCTTCAGCTCCAGCCCAGGCAGGGACTCCAGCGCTTCACGGTTCAAAGACCTGCCAAGTGCTGCCTCGGCCATCGCGAATTGTTTGTCCAGCGATGCCTCGGAACTGTCCAGCGAGACTATCGTCTCGGGCACATAAAGCGACTGATAGATCGCTGCCTGCTGCGCCCAGCCCAGTTCTGCCGGGCGCGTTGCCCAGAACGTCAGCGCGACGGCTGCGACCCCGACGCCCGCGGCCACGGCCAGAAGGCGCAGAAATCCGCCATTGGCGTGATGCGCCACGGGTTCCGGCAAATCGACCTTCGGCGCCTCGGTGGGCAGTTTCTCAAAAACGTCCTGAACGACAGGCGCGAACGGATCCAGCGCCATCAGGCGGCTTTCAAGCTCGGCATCATCCTCAACCGCGGCCTCGATGGCGCGGCTCTGAACCTCATCCAGCGTGCCTTCCAGATACGCCAACAGCGTCTCGTCGGAAAACGTCATTTGCCACTCCGTCGCGCGGCGTCCGCCGCATCAAACTGCATCACGGTTTTCAGTTTCTGCCGGGCATTCGATAGCCGGCTCATGATTGTGCCGATGGGAACGTCCAGCAATGCAGCGGCTTCGCGGTAGCTGTACCCTTCGACGAATACAAGCATGACCGTTTCCCGCTGCGCTTCTGGCAGCTGCATCACTTGAGTAAACACTTCAGCCGCAAAAATATTCGTTTCTGAATCCGGCCCGATTGCGACCAGTTCCGCTTCCGGGGTCACCGACAGCGCCTGTGCCCGCCGGACGGATCGAGACCGCACCTCGTTCAACCAGATTGACCGGCAGATCGTCATCAGCCAACTGTCCAGACGATCATGCGACGTCACTTGATGATGCCGCTCGAGCGCACGCAGGCATGTGGCCTGCACCAGATCGTCCGCCACATCCGATGCCCCCGACAATGCCAGAGCAAACCGCCAGACGCGTCTTGAGTGCATCTGTACGGCGTCACGAACGGCCTGTTCGGAAGTCATCTCGGCACTCATCGAATAAAACGCGACCTGTGTGTGTTTGTCAGTAACGGACCCGGCCCGCAGGGCCAAAACTGACATACACCGCGGAGGAAAGAAATGAAACTTCTGTTGAAGGCAGTCACGTTTGCGTCGGCAATTGTTGCAACACCCATTTGGGCCGCAGGGTGGACACTGGAGCCCGATCGCTCGCATCTGGCCTATGGAACGATCAAGAAAAACGCGGTGGGCGAGGTCAACAGTTTCACCAATCTGAGCGGGCACGTGACCCAGGAGGGCGTGGCCGAAATCGAAATCGATCTGTCCTCGGTCGAGACCAACATAGATATTCGCAACGAAAGGATGATCGAATTTGTTTTCCGCCAAGCACCCACTGCGCGCCTGACGGCCAAATTCGACATGGCAAAGGTTTCAGGGCTGGCCGTGGGTGAAACCACCACTGTGGACGCAGCATCCGTGCTTTCGCTGGCCGGCGCGGACGTTGAGTTTGACGCGGAAATGTTCGTTGCGCGCTTGTCCGAGACGTCAGTGCTTGTTTCAACAAACGACATGGTTTTTCTCAGCACGGAAGACGCCGGTGTCGACGCCGGCGTGGACAAGCTTATGGAATTGGCAAGCCTGCCCGGCATCACCCGAACGGTACCGATTACGGCCCGGCTGATCTTTCACACGGATGAAGAGCAGGCATCGGCGGCATCGGAAGCCACAGAGGTTGTTGCTGCCGCAGCTGTTCAGGGTGACGCTACGGCCGGTAAAAAGGTGTTTCGCAAATGCAGCGCCTGCCACAAATTGAAAGAAGGCAGCCATGGTGTTGGCCCGTCCCTGCACGGTATTCTCGGCACAAGGGCCGGTCAGGCAGAGGGATTCAAGTATTCGACGGCGCTGGAAGGTTCCGGCATCGTCTGGACGCATGAGACCTTGAACGCGTTCCTGTCGGATCCCAAAGGGTATCTTCAGGGCAATCGAATGCAGTTTCGCGGCCTGAAAAAGAACGAGGATATTGTTAACCTTCTCACGTATTTGCAGGAAGAGGGGTGACGGCACCACCCACGAGACTTGGCCGCTGCGCTGAATTTCGATTTCACGCAAACGGGCCGCCGGACAGGATCGGATACGACGCTTGTGCCCGTCCCCTGTCTGGTTTCGGATCAACACCTGTTCACAGTCAGGAAATACTGCCCTCTGTCGGCGGGTTCATGCCGGACACACGACTCGTCTGTGGCCAGGCAGCCCGAATTTTGCGGTTTTTTTTTTATTGATCCTGCTACGCCACCAACCCTGCCTGCACCTGTACAAAGGGGCAGATCGCGGTTGTCCGTGCGCTTTCCAACTCTTGTCCGATCGTAAACGAGCCATTATTTAGCGGGCGTACAGCTCAGACGGTCGGGATGGGCCGCTCTGCCGCAGCTTGGCATCTGTCCTTTAGGCCCGACAAAATATAGGTTAACTGAGCGTGCGCACAGTTTCACGATTTGGAGAACGCAATGATAAAGCGCGCCTGGAACAAGTGGCGATCAGGCTATATGGGCCGCCTTGTAGGTGAAAGCTTTTACGCGCAAGGCAAGCTGTATGGTATTGCGGTTCTGGCAATGATTGCCGTGGCGGTCACTACGGCCGGCTCCGCATATATGATGGAATACATCGTCGATGCCATGACCAGCCCCGAGTTGCAGGGTTGGGCACATGTCATTGCGCTGGGGGTTGTCCTCCTGTTTCTGGTCAAGGCGGTCGCATCCTATATTCAGGCAATCTACCTTGCCCGCGCAGGCAATCGGATCGTGGCGGAACAGCAGGATAAGGTTTACCGAAAACTGCTCAGACATGGGGTCGCGTTCTTTTCGAACAATGAATCATCGGACCTTCTGATGCGCACCACCCATGGCGCGCAGGCGGCCAGAACCCTGATCGATGTGCTGGTCACCGGGTTTGTGCGCGACTCCCTGACTCTGGTCGGGCTGGTTGCGGTCATGGTGTATCAACAACCCGTTTTGTCCGTCTTGTTCTTTGTCGTAGGTCCGATTGCCCTGTTGGGTGTTCGCTATCTATTGAAGAGCGTGCGCACGATCATGCAGGCCGAGTTCAAGTCGCTGGCGGAAATCATTCGGGTGCTGCAAGAGACCTCGGCAGGGATCAAGGTCATTAAGGTGTTCTCGCTCGAAGACCGGATGATCAACCGTATGGACACGGCCATCCGAAAAGTTGAACAGCGGTCGAATGACATCGCCAAGTTGCAGTCCATTGCCAGCCCTCTCATGGAGTTTCTGGCCGGGCTCGCCGTGGCTGGTGTGCTTGTGGTCAGCACGATGGGCATCGCAGGCACCGAACAACCCAGCGCAGGCCAGTTGATGTCCTTTATCACGGCGTTGCTGATGGCCTATGAACCGGCCAAGCGGCTGTCGAAAATGCGTGTTCAGATCGAAACCTGCATGGTTGGTGTCGGCATGTTGTTTGGCCTGCTGGATCAGGACGACACGATGGTGGAAAGCCCCGAAGCCCATGACCTGATCGAAGGCCCCGGCCAGATCACGCTGCGCGATTTGACTTTCGGCTATCAGGGTGCCGTACCTGTGATCGAAAACATGAATGTCACGTTCGAGGCCGGCAAGACCACGGCGCTCGTCGGTCAGTCCGGCGGTGGCAAGTCTACGTTGTTCGGGCTGATCATGCGGTTCTACGATCCAGATGGGGGCAGCGTCGAGATCGATGGCCAGGAT
This DNA window, taken from Ruegeria sp. YS9, encodes the following:
- a CDS encoding LysR substrate-binding domain-containing protein, encoding MNTRVPSLNWLRVFEAAARTESFARAATQLNMTPAAVSQQVKALETRLGTPLFHRHAHAVTLTETGRAYLPSVQQSLLMLETATAGLFGETREQRLYVQSVLLFAHGILAGGVPGFQAAHPQINLSLSTGNVMSDFANRFTDLQIVFGNPALFGSESDELMREHLYPIAPPEIAARIETAKDLFDFTLIEVSTHRASWPHWFEHQRLPAGQARYFFADNSVMAAELCASGCGIALARAPASDRIMKLSGLVACLPDFSCPGQEAYHLVYPSRTALRPAARTFRDWLIDYSAAVQTR
- a CDS encoding helix-turn-helix domain-containing protein, with the protein product MRGMTSKKPLPLPEDEAEDLGPASIYDGDPSEEDDLWFLPPDEVEEDEGFFLPGPRREQRLLFDPRDWRAAQSDLSAELADLALTFGALDERLRAGPEGWTHRLALMETSDLGWWTGDRISVDRLALWTGLRIGATHDDVQALFRAGWAVRRLSSGAPPAAGGWERGLTAFLDRLAQGADATPESIIDLAEVMQNAEGLHPVTQSAIAFHAWRAVSQGIGQDTEAAVIAARHAASMGRGGAQFMPLALSGPRALRGSGDPAEKLSAWIGGAGQAALAALLHLDRISAWEAKAKDVTQDLSGRTPPRLISALTAWPMVSAPLAEDLTKASRAAVQRNFDLFAQRGLVREVTGQGRYRVWTAAL
- a CDS encoding RNA polymerase sigma factor gives rise to the protein MTSEQAVRDAVQMHSRRVWRFALALSGASDVADDLVQATCLRALERHHQVTSHDRLDSWLMTICRSIWLNEVRSRSVRRAQALSVTPEAELVAIGPDSETNIFAAEVFTQVMQLPEAQRETVMLVFVEGYSYREAAALLDVPIGTIMSRLSNARQKLKTVMQFDAADAARRSGK
- a CDS encoding cytochrome c family protein, whose product is MKLLLKAVTFASAIVATPIWAAGWTLEPDRSHLAYGTIKKNAVGEVNSFTNLSGHVTQEGVAEIEIDLSSVETNIDIRNERMIEFVFRQAPTARLTAKFDMAKVSGLAVGETTTVDAASVLSLAGADVEFDAEMFVARLSETSVLVSTNDMVFLSTEDAGVDAGVDKLMELASLPGITRTVPITARLIFHTDEEQASAASEATEVVAAAAVQGDATAGKKVFRKCSACHKLKEGSHGVGPSLHGILGTRAGQAEGFKYSTALEGSGIVWTHETLNAFLSDPKGYLQGNRMQFRGLKKNEDIVNLLTYLQEEG
- a CDS encoding ABC transporter ATP-binding protein, giving the protein MIKRAWNKWRSGYMGRLVGESFYAQGKLYGIAVLAMIAVAVTTAGSAYMMEYIVDAMTSPELQGWAHVIALGVVLLFLVKAVASYIQAIYLARAGNRIVAEQQDKVYRKLLRHGVAFFSNNESSDLLMRTTHGAQAARTLIDVLVTGFVRDSLTLVGLVAVMVYQQPVLSVLFFVVGPIALLGVRYLLKSVRTIMQAEFKSLAEIIRVLQETSAGIKVIKVFSLEDRMINRMDTAIRKVEQRSNDIAKLQSIASPLMEFLAGLAVAGVLVVSTMGIAGTEQPSAGQLMSFITALLMAYEPAKRLSKMRVQIETCMVGVGMLFGLLDQDDTMVESPEAHDLIEGPGQITLRDLTFGYQGAVPVIENMNVTFEAGKTTALVGQSGGGKSTLFGLIMRFYDPDGGSVEIDGQDLREVSFASLRKKISYVGQDTFLFSTSIMDNLRCSAPDATEEEVIAAAKAAHAHEFIMELPEGYETQVGENGTFLSGGQKQRIAIARAILRKSEILLLDEATSALDAESESLVKKALDTLTKDVTVVVIAHRLSTVLEADKIIVVQDGSIVEQGNLDELMKKNGSFRNLFDQQFKKHEPSAEVAE